A genomic region of Zalophus californianus isolate mZalCal1 chromosome 11, mZalCal1.pri.v2, whole genome shotgun sequence contains the following coding sequences:
- the LTO1 gene encoding protein LTO1 homolog isoform X4: MAGSQDMFDAIVMADERFHGEGYQEGYEEGNSLGMIEGRQYGTLHGAKIGSEIGCYQGFAFAWRCLLHSCTTEKDSKKMKALESLIGMIEKFPYDDPTYDKLHEDLDKIRGKFKQLCSLLNVQPDFKISAEGSGLSF, translated from the exons ATGGCCGGGAGTCAAGACATGTTCGACGCCATCGTGATGGCGGACGAGAG GTTTCACGGGGAAGGATATCAGGAAGGCTATGAAGAAGGCAACAGTTTGGGTATGATTGAAGGAAGGCAGTACGGCACGTTACATGGAGCCAAAATTGGATCTGAG ATTGGGTGCTATCAAGGCTTTGCTTTTGCTTGGAGATGTCTCCTGCACAGTTGTACCACTGAGAAAGACAG CAAAAAGATGAAGGCCTTAGAATCGTTGATTGGAATGATTGAGAAGTTCCCTTACGATGACCCTACTTACGATAAACTTCACGAGGACTTAGACAAAATTAGAGGGAAATTTAAACAG cTTTGTTCATTACTAAATGTTCAGCCGGACTTTAAAATTAGTGCGGAAGGTTCTGGACTTTCATTTTGA
- the LTO1 gene encoding protein LTO1 homolog isoform X3 yields MAGSQDMFDAIVMADERWVAGPGQRLPSAAEAARAWFHGEGYQEGYEEGNSLGMIEGRQYGTLHGAKIGSEIGCYQGFAFAWRCLLHSCTTEKDSKKMKALESLIGMIEKFPYDDPTYDKLHEDLDKIRGKFKQLCSLLNVQPDFKISAEGSGLSF; encoded by the exons ATGGCCGGGAGTCAAGACATGTTCGACGCCATCGTGATGGCGGACGAGAGGTGGGTGGCGGGGCCGGGCCAGCGTCTTCCCTCGGCTGCGGAGGCAGCGCGGGCCTG GTTTCACGGGGAAGGATATCAGGAAGGCTATGAAGAAGGCAACAGTTTGGGTATGATTGAAGGAAGGCAGTACGGCACGTTACATGGAGCCAAAATTGGATCTGAG ATTGGGTGCTATCAAGGCTTTGCTTTTGCTTGGAGATGTCTCCTGCACAGTTGTACCACTGAGAAAGACAG CAAAAAGATGAAGGCCTTAGAATCGTTGATTGGAATGATTGAGAAGTTCCCTTACGATGACCCTACTTACGATAAACTTCACGAGGACTTAGACAAAATTAGAGGGAAATTTAAACAG cTTTGTTCATTACTAAATGTTCAGCCGGACTTTAAAATTAGTGCGGAAGGTTCTGGACTTTCATTTTGA